A genome region from Anopheles stephensi strain Indian chromosome 2, UCI_ANSTEP_V1.0, whole genome shotgun sequence includes the following:
- the LOC118503774 gene encoding uncharacterized protein LOC118503774 yields the protein MLGQVLAISCLVVVSHLSGAAARDIQRSEDLIRSGGCTVPFASLPYPAQPLILIPGSEKFWHPQDETRQILFPTSAPVELVCRDGFILFPEKRSITIECVANDTFAYDGNHYPMVELACTSYWLSSARTTQERCFNGSSIVNVGFNLAANRWVNVFDVCYDESLYHTHFVRHHMNRANGGYQSGNPRPSWYQGAYYEEVNINTLYTVNRQRETMAIILNSQPRADELVQNTSNGIYMARGHIAARADFVYGTEQNATFWFLNAAPQWQNFNGINWERVESSIRDFLGQRDLEVTVYSGTYGVQKQADGNGDYREIWLDFDPTEGRRRAPAPMLYYKILHDERNNAGIAIVGVNNVHIPTELILREYVLCKDIGDQVEWIDWQRTNVTIGYCYACEVNAFNAAIGNPHPNLNVAKLLTSGAGKRFAQSLWAMMAGLGLHGVLFFVRSALRVQTV from the exons ATGTTGGGTCAAGTTCTCGCTATATCTTGTCTCGTTGTAGTGAGCCACCTGAGTGGTGCAGCTGCTCGTGATATCCAGCGATCGGAGGACTTAATACGAT CTGGTGGATGTACGGTCCCATTCGCCTCTCTGCCGTACCCAGCGCAACCTCTCATTCTTATTCCAGGCTCGGAGAAGTTCTGGCACCCTCAGGACGAAACTAGACAGATTCTGTTCCCAACGAGCGCTCCGGTTGAGTTGGTTTGTCGGGATGGGTTTATACTGTTCCCCGAGAAACGTTCCATCACGATCGAGTGTGTTGCGAACGATACGTTCGCGTACGATGGAAACCACTACCCAATGGTGGAGTTGGCCTGCACATCGTACTGGTTAAGCTCGGCCAGAACCACACAGGAACGCTGCTTTAACGGTTCATCGATTGTGAACGTGGGCTTTAATCTCGCCGCAAACCGATGGGTGAACGTGTTCGACGTGTGCTACGATGAGTCGCTGTACCATACGCACTTTGTCCGCCATCACATGAACCGTGCGAATGGTGGCTATCAGTCGGGAAATCCTCGTCCTTCCTGGTACCAGGGTGCGTACTATGAGGAGGTCAACATCAACACACTCTACACCGTCAACCGGCAGCGCGAAACGATGGCCATCATACTTAACTCACAGCCACGGGCAGACGAGCTGGTACAGAACACCTCCAACGGGATCTACATGGCCCGCGGACATATAGCAGCTCGGGCAGACTTTGTGTATGGTACGGAGCAGAACGCTACCTTCTGGTTCCTGAACGCAGCTCCCCAGTGGCAAAACTTTAACGGCATCAACTGGGAACGGGTTGAGTCTTCGATACGCGATTTTCTCGGCCAGCGTGACCTGGAAGTGACCGTGTACAGCGGTACGTACGGTGTGCAGAAGCAGGCGGACGGGAACGGCGATTATCGGGAGATCTGGCTAGACTTTGACCCGACCGAGGGTCGTCGacgtgcgccggcaccgatgCTGTACTACAAGATTCTGCACGACGAGCGTAACAATGCCGGTATCGCGATCGTCGGTGTTAACAACGTCCACATACCGACCGAGCTGATCCTGCGCGAGTACGTACTGTGCAAGGATATCGGTGATCAGGTCGAGTGGATCGACTGGCAGCGTACGAACGTAACGATCGGGTACTGTTACGCATGCGAGGTTAACGCATTCAATGCGGCGATCGGTAATCCGCATCCGAACCTGAACGTGGCCAAGCTGCTTACGAGCGGTGCCGGCAAACGGTTCGCACAATCGCTCTGGGCCATGATGGCTGGCCTCGGGCTGcatggtgttttatttttcgtacGATCTGCCCTTCGTGTGCAGACTGTGTAG
- the LOC118503776 gene encoding uncharacterized protein LOC118503776, which yields MCCSMHFHPDKRSNMRWALCLVAVCAIGSLGEARDIRQDIPVEVPEIGNYATACSVRTTGDMPRPQPLVLIPGTDQFRYPSTNNGLLQLNAGETLELACQNGFALFPGKTSIIITCVINDQFNYDSRMIAFRDFACTENWLSSARRTAQRCFNGATIVEIGFNVGPRFPKILDVCHDEVTFDNHYVVHEFTPANDGFQQGVPRPGWYQGDFYPGVNINGLYTVNTQRATLATILGSQSRANELVQGTDNGIFMARGHIAARADFIYGTQQNATFWFLNAAPQWQNFNAGNWERIESSVKSFVAMRNIRVRVYGGTWGVQTQANGNGDHQQIFLDFDANGRRRVRAPMVYYKILHNEAQNSGIVLIGVNNVHISLEEIRRDYIFCTDVSSRIGWINWERENLALGYSYACEVNEFNRVTGHLPQLNVASLLI from the exons ATGTGTTGCTCAATGCACTTTCATCCCGACAAACGTAGCAATATGAGGTGGGCGCTCTGTTTGGTAGCCGTTTGTGCGATTGGATCGTTGGGGGAGGCGCGCGATATCCGACAGGACATTCCCGTTGAAGTTCCGGAAATTGGAAATTATG CTACCGCCTGCTCAGTTCGTACGACGGGCGATATGCCTCGTCCACAACCGCTGGTCCTGATCCCCGGTACCGATCAGTTCCGCTATCCGAGCACAAACAATGGTCTGCTGCAGCTGAATGCCGGCGAAACGTTGGAGCTTGCCTGCCAGAATGGGTTCGCCCTGTTCCCGGGCAAAacttccatcatcatcacctgcGTGATCAATGATCAGTTTAACTACGACAGTCGGATGATCGCGTTCCGTGACTTTGCCTGCACGGAGAACTGGTTGAGCAGTGCGCGTCGTACCGCGCAACGATGCTTCAACGGTGCTACGATAGTGGAGATCGGATTTAATGTAGGTCCTCGGTTCCCGAAAATCTTGGATGTGTGCCACGATGAGGTGACGTTCGACAATCACTACGTCGTGCACGAGTTTACGCCGGCCAACGATGGATTCCAGCAAGGCGTACCCCGGCCAGGCTGGTATCAGGGTGACTTCTACCCCGGCGTTAACATTAACGGACTCTACACGGTCAACACACAGCGAGCGACGCTTGCGACCATCCTCGGCTCACAGTCACGAGCGAACGAGCTGGTGCAGGGAACGGACAACGGTATCTTCATGGCACGTGGTCACATTGCGGCCCGAGCGGACTTTATCTACGGAACGCAACAGAACGCTACCTTCTGGTTCCTGAATGCTGCCCCACAGTGGCAGAACTTCAATGCCGGTAACTGGGAGCGTATCGAGTCGTCGGTCAAATCGTTCGTCGCCATGCGCAATATCCGTGTACGCGTGTACGGAGGAACTTGGGGTGTCCAGACGCAAGCTAACGGCAATGGAGATCACCAACAGATCTTCCTGGACTTTGATGCAAACGGACGCCGGCGGGTACGTGCACCGATGGTGTACTACAAGATCCTGCACAACGAAGCCCAAAACTCGGGCATCGTGCTGATCGGTGTGAACAATGTCCACATCTCGCTGGAGGAGATCCGCCGGGACTACATCTTCTGTACGGACGTCAGCAGTCGCATCGGGTGGATTAACTGGGAGCGGGAAAACCTTGCGCTCGGATATTCGTACGCATGTGAGGTTAATGAGTTTAATCGCGTGACTGGCCATCTGCCACAGCTTAACGTAGCCAGTCTGCTCATATAG